The Tursiops truncatus isolate mTurTru1 chromosome 11, mTurTru1.mat.Y, whole genome shotgun sequence genomic sequence CTCTCCTCCACTTCCCATACTAGGTTGAAAATTCTTCTGTTCTTCTGTAGAAACAACTTGAGCACTCTTGTTTGGTTTCCTTTCAGTCTTATACTTGTTCACCTTCAAAATGTTTAGTAGTTGGTACAGTATGCTGCAAGGaggtccccctccctcccagcagaAAAGCAAGGCAAAGGAAGTCTGCAAAAACAACCAAGGGTGTTAAATTACTCATGTTTATTTATAACAGACCTTCAGCCAGTACAGTACAAAACTTACAGTAGTATATCTCCGttacacaaatatttacttacaatatattacatatacaaaaTGCTTTGCAATAAGTCTCAAAAGCTAGTTTAACTCCccttgagaaaggagaaaaactctaaaaaaaagggggcgggggaagggggaaccagaggaaaaggaggaggtgaAGGGCTAAGGTCCAAGGAGACACCAAGCATAGGCTACAAATGAAaccctgggagagagagaagagaggtggTATTGCACttgcttctgtgttttattttttttttctttttgttcttcataacttctgattaaaaatatatattatatatatattatgtacacaAGGAAAGAAGCTGCCGGAAGTATTACAAAATCCCATCTGCAGCTTGGACACTGACACGAAAAAACAAAGGtctggaaaagtgtctatttagaaatttttttgtgtggtgttgattttaaatatcaatataaaaggaaaacaccTCTTTTCTCCATGTGggtttcaatgtatttttttttctttttcttttttttttttttttttttttatgcaaaaggctgctgggagagaacATGAGGATGTTTGAGGTTCCAGAGCTGGAAGGCTCTGGAAAGTAGGATTTTGTACCTAAGACCCTGGTTAAAGTGCAGTGATGGtctggagagagacagagtgcccttctctcccctccttagCACCTGGTCTTGCCCTTCCAGTCTCTGCTCTCATGGGCTCAGAGTATGGCCTCAGAGCATAGTCTTTCATGTTCCAGGAGGTTACAGGTGCCAAAACTGACTGGGGGAGGGGATAGGGCACCCTAAGGCTCTGATACCCCAGAAGGGACTAGTCCTTATGAGGTGTCACCAAATACACAGCAGCAGAAGAGGTGGTGAGGGCAGGTCTAACAGGATGGGGCTCAATAACCAGGACAGTTGAGGGGAACCCCAGATATTAATCGCAGCTCTGCTGCCATTCTGAAACAAGAAGCCAGTTCCCTGGGTGTTCTCAAGAAGACTCTCCCCTTCTCCAGAGACCACTCTCCTCCCAGATGACTCCCCGATCCTCTGCCCTTGGCAGCATCTGTTTATTGCTACATTGTCAAGGAGGAACAGTCAACCCACGGTGCCCCTCCTTGACAATCTGGTTCTCTTGGGGAGACCACATAgtgggggagaaaaggaggaagaagagaagtttTTTAGGGTCTCCCTTCCCATAATAGGGTAAGGTAGACAGACTCTCTTAGAGCCCTTAAGAGCCCCAATCCCAGGGTCTGTTCCTTAGCCAACCTTTTACCATCCCCCTAAATTATCCCTGATAGGGAGTGAGAAAAGTAGGAGGCAAAAGAGCCAATAAGGAAAGGACATGtggaaagaaagatggaagggaagagaaaaggggagggggagggggagagagagagagagagagagagagagagagagagagagagagagagaaggaccaAGTGTTACAACTTGTGAGGTGTTGtgtttggtttttactttttttatctttaaatatagaaaaacaggCTTTGGTTTGAATCTCAAGGAAGCAGAGAATGGGAtggctgtggccttgggcagggaACTCTTGTAGAAAGAGACCTCCATTTGCAGTGGAGCTGTATCTCCTCCTGCCCCCTTCTCACTAACTAGGTTACCCAAATAGCCAGGGGTCTCTGCAGTAGCCAGGAGAGTGCCCCCTCCTGCCCTACATCTGGGAGCTGAGTGTAGAGGGGGCAGTAAAGGATGACCCCCCAGTTCCGTTGTGCCCATCCCATTCTTGCTGGGACAAGAGTGGAATGGGGAGAGGGGCACATGCCCTTGCTCATCCTGGGATAATTTTTGGTTATACAGAAAattaggagagagaaaagagacagcCTTTTCTCCCTGCCACTGATCCTAAGAACAGGGCCCAGGAGCCCGGGAATGAGAGGGTGAATCCTGCTAGGGGGAGAAGAAGAAGGCAGCGTGACGCGGGGGGCTGAGGGTACCCCCTTGTTATCAGGCAGCAACTCACCAGTTTCTCATAGGACAGGGACCACAGAAGTCCCTGAGAGCCCAGGAAGGTCACTAGAGTGAAGAAGTTTGagaggtgggagagaaagagaagaattttgACCCATTCCCTTCCCTGGTTCCCATTTAGGCACCTGTGGCTCCAAACGTGTCAGAGACAGAGGACTGCTGACCTAGCCTTGGCCCCTGAGAATATAAAATTGGGGCACTCCAAGGAGAGCAAAACCACCACGGAGTAGACGGGCAGTtcgaggagagaagagagagatatcACATCCTAGAGGCAGATCCTGAATGTGGGCTTTGGGGAACTCGTATTCCTAGGGGGATGTCAAGAGGACCCTCAGTCCCATGGTGCCTGGGGAGAATGTCTTCGGCCTCTCCTACTTCCAAATGAGGGATTTCTTCATTCGATCAGGAGTAGTGCAAGCTGCCTAAAGTGAGAGGGCACAAGAGGTATGGAGTACCAGGTTGAAGGGTCCCAGAGAGGAGATATAATGTCACAGAGCTAAGGCAGGGCCAGAGGGAGCTATCACCGTCGAAACTGAAGAATCAGATGATGTAAAAGATGAGGACTTAAGTCAAGAAGCTCAGGGTCTCTTAGCACTAAGAGGAGCTTCCTACCCCTGGGGCTGTTGGAGAAAGCtggagcaaagagaaaaatgaggcctAAAGCAGAAGGGGActgtgggcaggaaggtgggGTGTGGTAAGTGACcgatataagttaaaaaaaaaaaagcaaaagaaaacaaattatattaataaataactcAGTGAGTATGGTGGgatgagaggagaagagaaaaaggagaaacataaGCAAAAGACCTGTTTCATCACAATGCTTAGATCAGTCGGGGAAGAGGAGGCGCACAGGTGAGGAGGGGTCAGGGTCAGGTGTGAAGTCAGGTAGCCAGTAGCGGGGCTACACAACCCAACTCCTTGGGACGTGTTGGGGACAGGGCTAGACTCCTGTAGGTAGGGCAGTGGAGTGGTGGACCGAGGGGGGACGCTTGGTCGCTAGCCCACCTTGTGCTCCCCCCGGACAATGTGGGAAGAGAATTCGTACCGGTCCTGGCTGTGGTAACCACAGATGTTGCACTCGAAAGGGTCTCTGAAGCCATGGCAGCCCATGTGGATAGTGAACATGACATGGTCCAGGAAGAGAATGCGGCAGTGCTCACACTTGAAGGCCTTCACCGGCTCACCGCTCTCGCCCACCACCCGAAGCACTTCCTTGGAGGGGCCTGGGGTGCCCTGCAGTAACCCCTCCTGTGGCTTGGGGTCCTCTTTGGCGTAGGCAGGACTGGGCCGGCCCACCACAAtggtgggaggaggctggggtgggggacccTGAGGGAGGGATACCACTGCCCCAACCCGATCTTCGTGgttgctctctgtatctgtggaGTCCTGGCAGCCATTGCTGGGGGACGCCCCGGGGTCAGTCAGGGGGCCTCGGGCCCGGTAGAGGAGGGGACCTCCATCAGCCAGATCCTCGGGTCCCTCACCTGCTTCTCGGGACCCTGGAAGCTCCAGTCGACCAGGGAGGGGCTGCATCTGAGTGTAGACAGAGCTGATGACGGGCGTGAGTTCTGAGATGCAGTTGGTAGGTGGAAGGCGGAGGGGACGCAGATGTTCTGCCCCCACAAAGGCCAGAGAACCTCCAAAGCCAGGCTCCAGGCCGTGGTGTGCCACCAACTCCACATCCTTCTCATAGCCACCCGAGTTCACATCATAGGGGAGGTCCGAGAGGCTGAAGCGCATCTGCTTTTCGCCTGTGGAGAGAAGGGTCTCAGCAGGGCTGGCTTTGGACAATTCCTAAGCTCCCCCAGGattacttcttcattttctttctcctggggATGGCTGTAACATTATTCACCACCCCTCATTTACTTCCCTCAAGGTCAGGTCCTCTGTGGGGCTACTCCCTGACTCTGGGCTATAATCTTAGGGAAGGACTCAGTCCCAGCCCACTGGTCTTGAATACTTCCTTCGTTGCTCTCTATAAAGCTCCAGGTCCTTAGAGAGCTAATGACCAGGGCCAGGTTGGGGGACTCCATACACACCTCCTCTCTCTGACTCTAAGGGTCCTTCACTCAGCCCCCGTAGACTGAAGtccttaatattttcaaaaattggaaGAGCCTGAGCCCCTGACCCCCTCCTCTTACAACCAACCACCTGGAGAGACCTCAACTCTGACCCTTCTTCCACCCCCACGATGCGCTCCCTCTTCACTCCCCTCCTGTTCTGGGGATAGATTCTGAGCACCAAAGACCATCAGACCGCTTTCTTTCCCCCAAGCAAATCTCCAGACCCAGCTGACCTAAGGGCTACCAGTGCTCAGATTTAGATGAGCTGTGGCTTAAAGCTGATGTCTCCTCTCCAACTGGACTCTTACCTACAAACTTCTGGGGAGTGGAACGCTTGCGTTTGGTGAGGCTGTTGGCCAGACGATCAATGAAAGTTGGCCTCTCAGAGGATGAGTGCAGCATGGAGTCCGGCACCATCTCCAGGTCCCGTATCTCATCACCtagtgggagggaggtgggaacaGGTAGGAGCAGCTGAGTAGGGGTAGCAGGGGCCCAGCTGCCTTTGCCTGGAGAAAACCAGCAGGTCAGTAGCTAAGTAAGGTCAAATCCCATGCCTGGGAAATGGGGCCCTGCTTACTTCACCCCATCTAGACCTCACCACAGCACATTTCTGATAATTTGGGGACAATTAAATACATGTGGCCCTTGATTGTATACTTCCttgtactctctctctctcccattagACTGAGGACATAGATCAAATCCTCCCCCTCCTCTGGATCTCCCTGCAGTACCCACCACAGGGTTCTGCACCAACTGGGATGCTCGGCACATTTACTGGGGTAACTGTCCCTGTTCCATAGACCCCATCCCTTTGTGGGGGTAGGTGCTGGGATTACCCTTGTCCTGCACTCCCTCCGGCCTTGCCCTCAGCTCCCCGATGGTCCTACCTGCAGGCTCACCTGACTGGCCAGCCAGAGCTTGGGCTTCAGTGCTGAGACTCTGTAGGTAGTTGTGGCACCGCTCCTTGTGCTCCTCCAGGGTGCTCTGCTGTTTATAGCTCCGGCCGCAGTAGTTACACTTGTAGGGCTTGCCCACCGTGGGAGAGGAGACTGtgtaggagagagaagaggaagcacTGGAGTTACTTCTCCCTGTGCCCTGGCTCTGCAAAACCGCCCAGGAGCAAACGTGCACGGGTGTTGCTCAGTCGAGTTCTTCTGCTTGTCTTCCTTTCCCCAACTTCAGCTGCAAACACGGACAGACGACCAAACCTTGGAGAGGAGGGACAACGGGCAGctatgggaggagagaggggaccCAGGGCACATAGCTTTGGACTGTTGGTGGGCCTCAAGATGGCCAAATTGTTGTTCAAAGGAAGGGAGGACCCAGGGACTTTGTAGGGGGTCATCCCTGGCAGGCAGGCTGGCCCCACCCCAAGATCTCAGAGTCTGGGGCCCAGACTGTGGTTTAACCTTTCCATGTGGCAGGCGGGTATAAGTGCTGTTTATCAGACAAGGGGATTTTTTACTTACGAACTATCTGTTTCAGTTTGGGGGAAATTGGTGGGCTGGAGTGACAGAAACAAGAGCCCTTAGATCTGCCAATGTGGGGAGGGGCAGTTTTCACTGACCTTTACTTGTACTCTTACCTCCATCCCTGGCCTGGTTTTactactcatttttctttctctctacacTGAGATACCAAAAGAGCCCTAGAAAAACCATCACTGATAGAGAAAttctgagaagagaaaaaaaaaaaagaacagaacaagcGGAAAGTAAAGgtgaagaataaaaggaagagaacaccaactttgggggtctttttttaaaaaataaagaacaggttATGAAGATTTTGTTTCCACTGAAGAGAAAAAGGTTGGAAAAACTGAGATCGacagttcctttaaaaacaacttgagggcttccctggtggcgcagtggttgagagtccgcctgccgatgcagggaacacgggttcatgccctggtccgggaagatcccacatgccgcggagcggctgagcccgtgagccatggccgctgagcctgcgcgtccagagcctgtgctccgcagtgggagaggccacagcggtgagaggcccgcgtaccgcaaaaaaaaaaaaaaaaaaaaaaaacttgagagaTGATATTTGTGAAAGTATCTTTCTACTATTGAGCAGGGACTCAGGAGAAGGTTGTGCAGGGACTCAGGAGAAGGTATCTCCAGGAGGCTGGTAATTACTACCCACCCCCCAACGCCTAAACTGGGCCTAGTCTCAATCGATCTACTGCCGTTTTGCTCTGGCACTGTAAATCCGAGTGGTTGGGGGATGAGAAGAATGCCGTGGTCCTCATCCACCCAAGACTCTTGGGGAAATGATCTAACATCTAGGGGAGAAACTCCTTTTTTCCTATAGTGTGGGCTGTGATAGAAAACATCTCACAGAGATGGGATCCAACAGTATATGTGTCCGCTTCCGTCCCTAATAATCTCCTACAGAGCAGCATCCAATATCCACCCAGCTGGCCCTGCTGTTTTGGTAGGAATTCTAGGGGGCCAAGCCATCCTTGTCCCAAACCAGCAGGGGGAGCCACCCTTTTCCTCAGAAAAGGAGCACAACTCCCTGGCACCTGCCGTTAACGGGATTCCAGCGAGGCTGCAGAAGAGCTCTGTGATGATAACATCTACCTCGGAATTGTTACGAGGATCACATGAGTGAGGAGACACATGTGAAATGCTTTGGAGATTATAAAGCATGAATCAATAATGATCCTTCTCCCTGGTTCTCCACATACATAGAGATAAAGAGGTCCCAGCTCCAAAGTGAGAGAATCTAGAACAAGGTAGGTGGCTGGGAGAAGTAGAGGGTGGTGAGGTGATTGCTCTGTCCCTTTAAATCCTGGCCTAGGAGAgcttaagaaaagagaaaaacagcaagGAAGGTTTCCAAGGACAGACCCTACTAATTATTTCCCCTctgcccttcttccttccttttcccagtCTTgagctccctccttcctgccagcTCAGCTCCTGGCCTCTTCCCAAGTCCAAGCCAAAGCTTAAAAGTTAGCAAAATGCTTCAAAAGTGCTATCTGTCCAGCTGATTCAGAAAGACGTCGACTCAACCCGCCTTGGCTGGAGCTAGGAAACCTGGTTAGTCCAGTTCCCTGGCACTGTTCCAAACACTGACCTCCAGGCACCCTCTGGATTTGCTGTTGCCTCTGGGAAGGTGACAACCTCTTGGGATGGGAAACAGAAATGGGATACTCTTTTCCTAGGCTTCCTTTCTTCCAGTTTGGGAGGCCCATGAAAATTTTCAGGAACCAGCAGGAAGCCAAGGGGAGGACAGACAGAGGGGGGAGATGCAGATGGTGACAGGTGTGGGGCCTGGGGCACACGGGAGTAGAagcaggggtttccctggtgctCAGCAGTGGGGGGTGACGGGGCCCAGAGGGTTCTGGCATCAGCGTGAACTTTAAAAACCAagtcgggggacttccctggtggtccagcggttaagactctgcgctcccaacacagggggcctgggttcaatccctggtcagggaacttgatcccgcatgccgcaactaagagtctgcatgccacaactaaagatcctgcatgcagcagtgaagatctcgagtgctgcaactaagacctggtgcagccaaataaataaataaataaataaaaaccaagtcAGGGAGGGTGACTGTTGAGAGCCAACAACGTCACCCAGGCTCCTTCTTGCTCCCTATTACAGAGAATGGCAGATGTAAAATACCCCATCAAAAAGCCCCAAATCCCCCATGGGGCCTGCTGCCCTGCTCTGTGAGTGCTCTGCCCTCCTCAGTGGCAGACACTGTAACTCCCCCAATATAAGAAAAGTGGCTGAGCTCTATTTGCTGGGTGTCCCGGTCAGGCCACCTACCCGAGTGTGTGCGGAGGTGGCCAGTGAGTGCATCACGCCGGCGGCAGGCGTAGTTGCAGAAGGGACACTTGAAGGGCTTCTCCCCAGAGTGCAGCTTGATGTGGCGCAGCAGGTTGCCCTTCTGGGTGAAGGAGGCACCGCACTGGTTGCAGTGGAAGGGCCTTTCTCCTGCGAGTGGAAGACACAGCCCAGACGACCGGGCATGAGGAACTGTGAAGGTTAAACCTAGTCCCTCACCCTCTGCTTCACCCCGCCCGGGGGAAGGAAGGTGCTCAGAACACATTTCTGAGAGGCAGGGCTGtgccacacacacaaattctGCTTTATAAGGACCCCTTGGGAACAGTCTCACCCTGAGATGTGGACAAGAGGTGTGTGGCAGGGGGAAGGGCACCAGCCCTGGAACTCTGGGCCAAAGACTGTTGTTAAGAACTGAGCCCCGCAGGACCCACTCTGCCCCAGAAGTCTGAAGCCCAAAGCCCAAGAAAGCTGGGAAGAGGcttctgtgttcctttttttaaaaaaatcatgagacaggggcttccctggtggcgcagtggttgagagtccgcctgccgatgcaggggacatgggtttgtgccccagtccaggaagattccacatgccgcggagcggctaggcccgtgagccatggccgctgagcctgcgcgtccagagtctgtgctccgcaacgggagaggccacaatagtgagaggcccgcgtaccgcaaaaaaaaaaaaaaaatcatgagacagggacttccccggtggtccagttgttaagactcagcacttcaACTGCAGGGAGcaaaggttcgatccctggttggggaactaagatcccacatgcctcgcagcacggcaaaaaaaaaaaaaaaaaatcatgagacaGAAGGGCCCAAACAATACCCTGTTGGACTATAGGACCCTTCTTGAGGCTACCACACCTTCCCCTCCATCACCTCCTGAGACAAATACCAGCTTTTCTTTGTAACAACAGCTGAGGAAAGTGCCAGGAAGTACAGGTGTTGAGGGAGTCCAAATTTCATCACCAGACCTTTTTTCATCAGCTGGAAATGGTGCTGGGAGAGACCCTTCCCTTCCTGAGGCTACCCCACTGCGGCATGACCTCGCAGCACAGCCTCTGCCTCGGGGCACCTGCTGTACTCACCTGTGTGGCTACGCTTGTGCACCATGAGCACGTTGGGTCCGATGCAGACCATGCCACAGACGTCACATTTGAGCTTGCCATTGGGCAGCCGGATGCCACCGGGGGAGTGAGGCTCTGGCCCGCTTCCATCACAGTAGCCCAGGGGCTCCGACAACGAGTCTTCCACGATCACACTGTCGTCCTTTTCCAGGAGCCGCTCATCCGGCCCGAGCAGTCTGCTCGACTCCTCATCGCTGTACATCTCCACCTTGATGGAGTtggctggagggtgggagggtgttTAGGATAGAGACAGGCAAAGGGGGGAACCTGCTCGTGGGCCAGAAAGGCCCTCCTAAAGTCGGAAAGGCTGTGTCCAAGCCCTGAGACATTAAGGCTTTAAAAGAAGCCAATCCGgaacttccccggtggcgcagtggttaagaatccacctgccagtgcaggggacacggattcgagccctggtccgggaatatcccacatgccgcggagcaactaagcccgtgcgccacaactactgagcctgtgctctagagcccaggagccacaactactgagcccgcgtgcctagagccaatgctctgcaacaagagaagccaccactatgagaagcccccgcatcgcaatgaagagtcgcccccgctcgccgcaaatagagaaagcccgagtgcagcaatgaagacccaacacagccaaaaataaataaataaaataaaataaaataaaattagccaattcgggacttccctggtggtgcagtggttaagaatccgcctgccagtgcaggggacacggattcgagccctagtctgggaagatcccacatgccgcagagcaactaagcctgtgcaccacaactactgagcctgcgctctggaggctgtgagccacaaccactgaagcccttgtgcctagagcccatgctccgcaacaagagaagccaccgcagtgagaagcctgcacactgcagtgaagagtggcccctgcttaccacaactagagaaagcttgcgtgcagcaacaaagacctaatgcagccaaaaataaataaataaattaattaattaaaaaaagaaagaaagaaagaagccaatCCCCTAAGTATCCTGGGTGGTGATATGGGGTCCTGCTGGGACCTGAAACAACCTTTCCTCCTATTCCAACCACCAGGAAAATagttttcaagagaaaaaaagttgGGGTACATGGGGTGTCTTCAGTtactggggagaggaggaggctaAGGGGAGCTTTCTTCTCCACTCTCTTGTCATTAGGAAAGATGTCTGGCTTGGCCCTGGGCAGGAAGCCAGCAAGTAACAGTGGCGGGAAAATGGTCCTAGGAAGACCAAGACGGTGGGCTAAAGAGCGAGCaaagctggaagacagaaatgGTTCACACTATCCTCCCACCCCATAGGACCAAACACCTCTACTCTCCTCCGTAAAAATCTGGAgagggggatggagaagggaggaGCCATTGAGGAGAGAGCTTTGGCTCTAGCTCTGACCTACATTCCTGGCTATTCCAACCATTTAGAGAATGTCACAGATCCAGGGCCAGCTGAGGAGGGGCAGTCATGGGGACCCTGTCTGGCAGGAGACTGCGGGGTGGTGATGGGGGGATCCTTCTCATCTCTTATTTCCTAACTCCAGCTCACGACCATTTCTATCTACTCATTTCTCCAGCTCCAGAATTCCTCTTTGGAGCCTTTACCTTAATCCCACCCGTGCCTCTTTTAATTCCACCCTAGTCACTAGGCAGTGACCATTCACTCTCCTCTCAGAAGTCAGGGAAACCCCGGACTGAGCTCCTGAGTCCTGTTAGAGACTCTGAGCCGGAAACCAGAGGAGGGCAGCGATGGGGAAATGGCTGCCATGGAAGGCGAACTGAGGGCACGTAACgccagggagggcaggaggctgCACTTACCACTGAGTGAGCGGCTGGGAGAAGAGTGCTGGCTGTTGGGGCTGCTCACTGAGGGCCCCACTGGGGCCCCGAGGAATTCCTTCTCCAGAGATGAGTCCCCGCTACCTTGGAGGAGAGAACAAGAGGGGAGGTGAAGTTGCAGCGCGAGCCATTTACCGTCCATTGCCTGATCTCTTCAAAGTTCAGTTAAGTTTCACAAACATTGATCTCGTAGCCATGTACAAGGCAGTGTTGTATGCCTGGCACCATACCTTGTGCCCTCGCCAGCCTGGGTGCCCGGTGCTGACTTCCACGAGCTCAGTGGCTGCGCCTTGCCCACCCTACCTTCATCTAGGCCTGAGGGGAAGAGCATCATTGCCTGACGTCCacaggaagcagggctggggctgggcgggCCGGGATGGAGAGGAAAATGGGGCCTCAGGAGGGAGGTGGTTCAGGACAGACGTTCTTCCCTACTGTTCCTCTCCGGAGCCCCTGACACCAGGTTCGGGATCTGCAGGAAGGGCAGCTGAAATTGTCCCTGAATCTAATGATAATGATAGGAAtcataataatagtagctaacattttaattaaaatatttttcttttattttatggccacaccgcacggcatgtgggatcttgattccctgaccagggagtgaacccacgccccctgcattggaagcgcggagtcttaaccacagaaccgccagggaattcacaATAGCAGCTAACATTAactgagtgcttactacatgccagaaaTTGTTCTATGCACTTTAAatgaatcatctcatttaatcttcacaacaactctgtgaagtaggtgccaatattttcttaattttacagatgaggaaactgaagcacaaaaaaGGCTATGTTACTTGTCTAAGGTCAAGTAGTGGTGGAACCCCAATCTGATCACAAACAGTAAGTGCCCATGCCTTAACCAACACCTGTACAGCTAATTGGGAGTCACTGTTTCAGTAGGGAAGAGCTGGGCCCATTCGACTTTCTAAAATCAGCAAAAATGTGGCTACTCTAGAAAGCCTCCCTCTGCTATGATTCCAATCACATATTTACTACTTGATGTTCCCTTGACAGTGAAATAATCAGTTTATTctcaatatattcattttaacttGTGCACAAATTGCTTTGTAGAAATGCTTTTTAAGAGTgtcatatatgtttttaaaaatcagataacaCACCTGAAGATACGaatcatatctttaaaaaaaatccctcctccccacaatcTTCTGCACAAATATACAGGTGAAATAAAACACATGTAGCATGtagataaacacacacagacacggaCACATACCATATATGTAGATACACATAAAGAGAACATACCTATTGGGAGAAACATAGTCATAGCCTTCAACATTAGCTGCTAACATGAACATGCATAGATGTGTGCACACAGGCCTAAATATggaagacagacagagagagagagagagagagacaaacccTAAAATTCATCCCTAAAGTCCACCTATTAGTATTTTACCCAATTTCC encodes the following:
- the IKZF4 gene encoding zinc finger protein Eos isoform X5 is translated as MESLFCESSGDSSLEKEFLGAPVGPSVSSPNSQHSSPSRSLSANSIKVEMYSDEESSRLLGPDERLLEKDDSVIVEDSLSEPLGYCDGSGPEPHSPGGIRLPNGKLKCDVCGMVCIGPNVLMVHKRSHTGERPFHCNQCGASFTQKGNLLRHIKLHSGEKPFKCPFCNYACRRRDALTGHLRTHSVSSPTVGKPYKCNYCGRSYKQQSTLEEHKERCHNYLQSLSTEAQALAGQSGEPAGDEIRDLEMVPDSMLHSSSERPTFIDRLANSLTKRKRSTPQKFVGEKQMRFSLSDLPYDVNSGGYEKDVELVAHHGLEPGFGGSLAFVGAEHLRPLRLPPTNCISELTPVISSVYTQMQPLPGRLELPGSREAGEGPEDLADGGPLLYRARGPLTDPGASPSNGCQDSTDTESNHEDRVGAVVSLPQGPPPQPPPTIVVGRPSPAYAKEDPKPQEGLLQGTPGPSKEVLRVVGESGEPVKAFKCEHCRILFLDHVMFTIHMGCHGFRDPFECNICGYHSQDRYEFSSHIVRGEHKVG
- the IKZF4 gene encoding zinc finger protein Eos isoform X3, with the protein product MDIEDSNGRSYMSGSGDSSLEKEFLGAPVGPSVSSPNSQHSSPSRSLSANSIKVEMYSDEESSRLLGPDERLLEKDDSVIVEDSLSEPLGYCDGSGPEPHSPGGIRLPNGKLKCDVCGMVCIGPNVLMVHKRSHTGERPFHCNQCGASFTQKGNLLRHIKLHSGEKPFKCPFCNYACRRRDALTGHLRTHSVSSPTVGKPYKCNYCGRSYKQQSTLEEHKERCHNYLQSLSTEAQALAGQSGEPAGDEIRDLEMVPDSMLHSSSERPTFIDRLANSLTKRKRSTPQKFVGEKQMRFSLSDLPYDVNSGGYEKDVELVAHHGLEPGFGGSLAFVGAEHLRPLRLPPTNCISELTPVISSVYTQMQPLPGRLELPGSREAGEGPEDLADGGPLLYRARGPLTDPGASPSNGCQDSTDTESNHEDRVGAVVSLPQGPPPQPPPTIVVGRPSPAYAKEDPKPQEGLLQGTPGPSKEVLRVVGESGEPVKAFKCEHCRILFLDHVMFTIHMGCHGFRDPFECNICGYHSQDRYEFSSHIVRGEHKVG
- the IKZF4 gene encoding zinc finger protein Eos isoform X7; amino-acid sequence: MYSDEESSRLLGPDERLLEKDDSVIVEDSLSEPLGYCDGSGPEPHSPGGIRLPNGKLKCDVCGMVCIGPNVLMVHKRSHTGERPFHCNQCGASFTQKGNLLRHIKLHSGEKPFKCPFCNYACRRRDALTGHLRTHSVSSPTVGKPYKCNYCGRSYKQQSTLEEHKERCHNYLQSLSTEAQALAGQSGEPAGDEIRDLEMVPDSMLHSSSERPTFIDRLANSLTKRKRSTPQKFVGEKQMRFSLSDLPYDVNSGGYEKDVELVAHHGLEPGFGGSLAFVGAEHLRPLRLPPTNCISELTPVISSVYTQMQPLPGRLELPGSREAGEGPEDLADGGPLLYRARGPLTDPGASPSNGCQDSTDTESNHEDRVGAVVSLPQGPPPQPPPTIVVGRPSPAYAKEDPKPQEGLLQGTPGPSKEVLRVVGESGEPVKAFKCEHCRILFLDHVMFTIHMGCHGFRDPFECNICGYHSQDRYEFSSHIVRGEHKVG
- the IKZF4 gene encoding zinc finger protein Eos isoform X4 is translated as MDIEDSNGRSYMSGSGDSSLEKEFLGAPVGPSVSSPNSQHSSPSRSLSANSIKVEMYSDEESSRLLGPDERLLEKDDSVIVEDSLSEPLGYCDGSGPEPHSPGGIRLPNGKLKCDVCGMVCIGPNVLMVHKRSHTGERPFHCNQCGASFTQKGNLLRHIKLHSGEKPFKCPFCNYACRRRDALTGHLRTHSVSSPTVGKPYKCNYCGRSYKQQSTLEEHKERCHNYLQSLSTEAQALAGQSGDEIRDLEMVPDSMLHSSSERPTFIDRLANSLTKRKRSTPQKFVGEKQMRFSLSDLPYDVNSGGYEKDVELVAHHGLEPGFGGSLAFVGAEHLRPLRLPPTNCISELTPVISSVYTQMQPLPGRLELPGSREAGEGPEDLADGGPLLYRARGPLTDPGASPSNGCQDSTDTESNHEDRVGAVVSLPQGPPPQPPPTIVVGRPSPAYAKEDPKPQEGLLQGTPGPSKEVLRVVGESGEPVKAFKCEHCRILFLDHVMFTIHMGCHGFRDPFECNICGYHSQDRYEFSSHIVRGEHKVG
- the IKZF4 gene encoding zinc finger protein Eos isoform X8 encodes the protein MHTPPALPRRFQGGGRVRTPGSHRQGKDNLERDPSGGCVPDFLPQAQDSNHFIMESLFCESSGDSSLEKEFLGAPVGPSVSSPNSQHSSPSRSLSANSIKVEMYSDEESSRLLGPDERLLEKDDSVIVEDSLSEPLGYCDGSGPEPHSPGGIRLPNGKLKCDVCGMVCIGPNVLMVHKRSHTGERPFHCNQCGASFTQKGNLLRHIKLHSGEKPFKCPFCNYACRRRDALTGHLRTHSVSSPTVGKPYKCNYCGRSYKQQSTLEEHKERCHNYLQSLSTEAQALAGQSGDEIRDLEMVPDSMLHSSSERPTFIDRLANSLTKRKRSTPQKFVGEKQMRFSLSDLPYDVNSGGYEKDVELVAHHGLEPGFGGSLAFVGAEHLRPLRLPPTNCISELTPVISSVYTQMQPLPGRLELPGSREAGEGPEDLADGGPLLYRARGPLTDPGASPSNGCQDSTDTESNHEDRVGAVVSLPQGPPPQPPPTIVVGRPSPAYAKEDPKPQEGLLQGTPGPSKEVLRVVGESGEPVKAFKCEHCRILFLDHVMFTIHMGCHGFRDPFECNICGYHSQDRYEFSSHIVRGEHKVG